The nucleotide window CAAcatatttagattaaaaaaCAGGTAAAGATTGTTTAAAAGACCCCCCAGGGATACGTTATTGGGTAAATTGAAGTTGTCTATACCAAGTGCATTTGTCAAAAAGGcgcaaataggtaggtactaatatcGTGAACTGAAGTTTATGATATcgaaatatatagcctttaatggtttttaaaacGTAGTAAATTGACTAGAATAGGTATTACGATAAACACCAAAGAGAAGTATGCAAACAGTGCAAACAGTATTGAGCAGTGCAGTTTCAAAACAAAGCGTGAGATTTTCACACCAAAACAAAACCGTTATTAAATTATGGATAATGGGTTCGGTCTCCAGCTAACGATAATTGAAGGgcatataataaacataattttataattaataatacgcTTGTTTAAGGGCTCTCCACTTTAAAAGGgagtatcataataattattgtttttgttgaaattatgtttattattacatGCCCTTAAAATATCACTAGCTCCAAACCGTAGATAATAACTAAGATATCTATCAAACTAGCAATATTTGATTTGAGACAATCCAAATCCAAAGTGTAGAAGGGGAAGGGGGAGGGAGaaagcgatgccccgcgcgctaGACTTCATACcagcgcagtccttccctctgcctcgcgcgcacgatttcacacccttgcagtctttcccccctcatatcatgggagtgtcatcaacgaatttccCAAGCTATAAATACATTCGATGCAGTCAAGTAATATCTACAATGATGCATACTGCAAACGTACGTATCCTTCCAGTCCTTTGCTGGGTTTTAAAACGGTGCAGCAAATAAAAGAATGGTCTTCCTACCCGAGACGTTTATTGTATACATAAGAACAAATTGTTGGTCacgtaaaataaatttcaactaTGATTGTAgtataaaattgtttgtttttatgacGCTAGATTTGAAAGGTAGataatgaattttttaatattatattatccaaTGAAGTCTTTTAAATCGAAAGTGAAGCTTCATTGATACAATTGCTGTTTTAATAGGTTTTCTCTTTCAAGTTGTGCTtgtcattatatatttttttaaacttaatgtgcCTATGAGATTCCGTGATCACCATACTAAATGCAATggttaaatttttgtctgtgtgtaatatataaatagctTCAATTGCTCTACTGTTGTAAAGGGTCGCGCTAAAATGTAAAGagttttgtttaaaacaataCATACTTTTTGTTATAGAAATCAATTAACCATGGTATTGTACGACGGTTAAATTAAAGTCAGACTATTTACAATGTTTCCGACTCATCAGTCCATGCAAAGATTTGCGTATTATAGACGGTAAACCTGCTACATACAGACAAATTTCCGCTTTTTCACAAGATACTTATGGTGAAAATGGGGTCTTTGACTAATAtgtctataataatttaattaaacatacaGCTAATCGGCCACAAACTATTAATTTCTAGGCAATCTACTTAATTTGTGATtcttttgtgtttaattaatatgtaattataattaattataacggGTACATACAATGATGACTGTATTTTGTAATTATCGGTTTTGTTATTactttgcaaaataaaaaatatacttcacCCATgtccattttttaaattttacttttaataaaattatttgttttttttttcgaacatATGTAGTggtaaattgatttatttgccTATAATGTATgcctattgtataaaataaagaattgtcgtggtatgtacctactctctaaataattaattataattatgtatttaattacgaaaatgtaagttaaaaattattattcgtGTTACACCGCAAAAGGTCCTGTGTTTTAAgaatttataatgatattgaattgagtttataaatttatttattgcttttgtaTTTGTTCTGAgattcaaatatattttctattcaTTTTCCTTTTTGACATGATTTTatggatttattttaaatatcgaCAACCGAAATGACAAAAGGCATTGGCAGGATGTTGGAAGTCTAAGTTCTTCATTCTAGTTTGTCTGAGTCTAAAACTAAAGTAATAcctaggtaataaataaaatgtctttaTAAAACAGGAGCTTTTACgggttttcaaaataattttaatagacgTGTCTTATTAGAAATTATTCGGCAGTAGATGAAACGATTTTTTGTGACAgctttacttaatttttaagatttttttgacCGTAGTTAATTACCGTAGCAGTTAGCAGTGACTTGtaccaatttattttttgtataaatttagattttactgAAGATTATGTTTATAGACTGGgttgttttgtgtttttgtacagttatatattgaatattattgtctaaattatatttacgtaatttattGTAGGTGTACGATCTAAGGTTAGCTTCATGCATTTCGTTATAATATTTCACTTTAAATTACTTGTgttttaatatctttattataattatgttgttttaGATAAGCAGGAGAGTTGGATATCTGgagaaattatttgtaaatctaatgtgtaattatgttataaagtattacaagtaattatattaaaagaaggacgatttaaatattgtatctcttaactgtccttttACCCCGTGactgaattaataataaaaatattttatctatattaacatctatattttgtgaaaaatattaaatagcatAATAATGTGGCAATAACTTATGTATCTTTCATACACAACAATTCTAAAATGatagatttaataaatatttaaaaagcgtAAACCTTAAACATTGTTTTTCTCAAAGCTAAATTATTTCAGAAAACTATTACGTACTTTTTTTCGCGGGTAGGCATACAAAAAGTAAACACATGTTTAATTTGTTCtctcatatttttaattaaattattggtaAAATCAGTATAATTTTGTGAAGTGATGTGTTAGAAGTTCTTTTACCTACCAGGTAGTGATTCCTATTAAATCTCCACAGTGATTTAGGCGCTATATTTTCCAAAGTGATACTGTCATTAATTTCACACTTCAATCTAACACTATAACTCAATGGAATCTATTCAGCAAACCGTTACACAACTAAGTGCACATTTTAATGAGCGAATGGATGAATTCCAAAAACAATTGCAGCATTCTATACCAGCTACCAGTCCTACTTCTAATATTGCAGCTCAATTTCAGTCTTTTAGAAGTTTTGTATTGACAGCGCTCGAAGGCCTTCAACTGCAAATGCAGCTCCTTCATAGATCCTTGGATGATTTGGAAATGAGAAGCCGGCGCAAAATTCTGTTGGTCCATGGCATATCCGAGGCGAAAGACGAGAAGTTGGACTCTGTCACTGTTAAGACGCTTTCTGATCATTTAAAGATGCCAATCAATCAAGAGTGTGTAAGTCGCTGCCATCGTTTGGGCCGTCCTAAGGATGGCAAACCCAGAGCCATTCTAATCAAGTTTCATGATCTGTCACTCAGGAACAATCTGTGGTATGCCAAAACCGCTTTAAGGAACTCAGGCATTACGTTGTCTGAGTTCCTCACTAAGGAGCGACACGATCTTTTCATGGCAGCTCGTCAGCGGCTCGGAGTCAACAAATGCTGGACAAGGGATGGGAATGTCTTCGCAATGCACCATGATGGGTCCCGGCGCCATCTGCGTTCGATTGCAGATCTGGATGTTATTGCAGCTCCAATGGTGACAGTCCCAGCGCCAATAACTTCTGCTGCTGTTCCCTCTGTTGCTTCAGGAAGTTCTAAATTTCCACTGGCCCCGCGAGCCAAGAGGGCACATAAGAAATAGATCTCTTTTTGCCTATGATAAAGGCTATGTTGCTGTTTTGTTTATTGCAAACTTGTATTAACTTTTCTTTTCTGTTACTTTTGTTGTGAggcattaatattatgtttgttctTTATTAAGTAGTTAGTCTATGCATATATCACTCTTTTAAAAAGGGtaatgatataatttttaattttgaaggttctttaaataatgtttacaaaTTACAGGATGTAACTGACGTCTGACAATGACAACCGAAATCGTACGTCAGTATTGTCTATGTCAACCACAGAGTAGTATACATGATGTCAACTTGTCATTTGTCAACGTAGTGTCAAAGCACCACAGGCTAACtaaaaatgtttactaaaaatgtttaaattgatACAAGCATCTTGTGTTTCTGAGGAATTTCAAGattcgtttataataatataaaaattaatatttggaaTATCTTTACCATTCGTGCTCAAATTTCTGTTATTAATAttgctatttatttttgacttaattctcttttttttattattgttgctGATTCTGTGTGTTagcattattaattagttttccttatgtttatctgGAAGGTAAGGGTTCGATTGGCGATCAAACGTCACAAggcttatttacttttatattttatattattttattattattattataattttttttttattatctaaaatatatatttatttttaatttatttatatagtatattatagtacTATACTTTACATGTCTAGTCAAAATGAAAACCTTGACGattcatttttttcactttcatcCATCGAGGGAATCAATAGTGATTCCAGTTTTCACAGCCTTCCTTCTTTATCTGATGATCTTACTTCTCACTTCTCTGATGttcctaaaaattttaatgttgttcATATCAACGCCCAGAGTATTCCTGCACATTATCCAGATTTGCTCTCATCTTTTGATAATAAGTTCATACACGCCATTCTGATTTCAGAATCATGGTTAAAACCGTGTCTGTCCTCTACAACCTATGCAATCCCGGGATTTCAACTAATACGTAATGATCGCATTCACCGGACTGGGGGTGGTGTTGCCATATATTTACGCTCTCACATACcctttaatatcataaatttaTCTGACGCCCAGGCCGCGCCGGGAGCGGAACATTTATTTATCGAAGTATTATTTTCTAACACTAAAGTTTTACTTGGCGTGTATTATAATCCCAATCTCACTATTGACTACTTCCCTGCTTTTGAAACTCTTTTAGACAGATTTATTCCATTGTATtcgcataatattattatggggGATTTCAATACCTGCCTGCTAAAAGCAGATTTCCGCTCTCTGCGTCTAAAAACAATAGTGAGAGCAGCCAACTTACAAATACTTCCTCTTCTAGCTACTCATTCTTTTCCTAATTCGTGCCCATCTCTTCTGGATATTATCTTAGTTTCTTCCCCTGATCATGTCGCCAAACATGGCCAATGTCCCGCTGATGCCTTTTCGTATCATGACTTGATTTTTCTCTCATACAAAATTCGTCCACCTAAAACTAAATCGAGAATCCTTCTGCTGCGTAATTTTGGTAGTATGGACATAAATCGCTTGAGGGAAGACGCTGCTGGGATTGACTGGACCAATGTTCTTACTGGAGCTAACATTGACAGTAGGGTTGAGAGCTTTAATTCTCTCCTTACTCAACTATATGAAGTACATGCTCCAATACGTCCTGTTCGGCTTAAGCACCTCCCTGCTCCCTGGCTTActgaggaaattaaaattttacagggTAAAAAAAACTCGGCTAAAGCCAAGTATAGATCCAACAATTGTGATGCcaataaggaaaaatatcatattattcgGAATCGCTGCAACAGGTTGTGTAGAGACATGCAACGACGCCATATCCACAAATCCATACTCGAAGAAGAAGATTCAGGTCGAGTGTGGACATTTCTTAAGTCTCTAGGAGTTGGGAAAGCGCGTCAAAATAATAGCTCCttcaacataaatttaaatcagcTTAATAGCCACTTTTCCTCTACTTGCGTCATTGATGACGCCACTAAActtactactaaaaataatttactagcttTACCCACTTCTGATGATCCTGCTTTTATTTTCTGTCAAGTCACTGATAGTGATGTTGAGAGAAGTATTCGTGAGGTCAACTCTGATGCTATTGGTACTGACTGCATTAGTCGGAAGATGATTATTCCTCTCATTAACCTACTAGCTCCAATAATTAAATCCTTATTCAATTTCTCCATGTCTTCCGGGAGTTTTCCTTCCTCTTGGAAGGATGCTCAAGTCATTCCACtacccaaaaaattaaatccttccTGCTTTTCTGACTATAGGCCTATTTCCATCCTCCCATTCCTTTCGAAAGTTTTTGAGCGTTTAGTCCATCGTCAATTAAGCCTTTTCCTAACCCGACAGAATCTTTTAAATCCTTTTCAATCTGGTTTCCGCACTGGTCAtagtacgactactgcattagtaaaaattaccgaagatattcgttttaatatggacaatcagtgtgtcacagtgttggccttactagatttcagcaatgcatttaataatgtcgatttcgaacttctactagccaaactagcttctctcaacatatctcctaatgtgattgactggtttcatagttacttgttcggacgtcggcagcgtgtgcgagtcaatgactctgtgtctgattggtgcacaatttctgccggcgtaccgcaaggtggcgtgttgtctcctcttcttttttctctttttataagttctattactcttcaacttacctcgctctatcacctgtatgcagatgatctccaaatatatgctcagtccaaactggctgatttacccaatgcaatagatgccataaataaagatttagattgtatagtgcaatggagtaaggcttatggccttaaagtcaatccgtctaaaacccaagttattattataggcagtcacagtttggttgcacgtattgactgggataatattccatacgtaatctttgatggaacgcgtgtgccatttagtgacacggttaaaaatctcggagttacttttgacaagtatttcacttgggcccctcaggtaagcagagtaagtgggaaggtgtttgcatccgtggggtcacttcgtaggttacgaaacttccttcctttatctactaaaattgcgcttgcacaatctctcctgttaccaattctcgattacgcggacacttgttatctaaatttgagtgaagaattactggataaacttgagcgcattcagaatgtttgtataagattcatatttggacttcgcaaatatgaccatgtttccgaatttcgcgaaaaactcaagtggccctcgatccgccttcgcaggaatactcacattctgtcttttttgtataatgtcctgtttaatcctacgactccgatttatttaaaagagcgttttagctttctaagtgatactcactgtcgctcccttcgctctgaagacaacctaatcttaaaaattccttctcataatacttccttctattctaaatccttttctgttaaagctgctcggctctggaattcattgcccttagacactcggcgtgcccaatctctaacctctttcaaacggctggtaaacatgcacttttttcctccctgatcttttaatttaacttattaatccaaattacgcttgtatgtgtatgtttatttattattatttttgaattattttgtttatttatttttcttttgtcttcccttagatgccgtcttgtttttatgttttgcaggttttcatgtatgtatgtatgtatgtgtgtatgtatgtatgtatgtatgtatgtatgtatgtatatatgtatttctttgtatatatgtatgatgtagttaagtatagtctatgtattattattatgtattattgcttaatatttatgtatttaaattacttaacttttcttattttttgtgtgcgtatacccgtatcggtgcttacgtttttttttttttttttctcttccacagtggttgtctggaagagatcgctctttagcgataagaccgccatttgtacattagtttctaagtgttattataagttattgtttatttttgtttttaatgtacaataaagtatatttcttcttctattACGTAATACATGTAGAtttgattttacatttttaattaatctagtttaattatatatattgctTTATAGTCAATCAATATAtggcaatattttattatctacttgattttttgtaattttttcattatcattatctcaACAATCcgcaaaatatattattgccACAATAATGCAGCACGTTactttcaatataatataacgAACCTATTACAGAGTAAATGCTAGAATCATatgatttgtttatattatcATTTTCGATAGTTAAATCATCTAAGTTTCTTCATATTCTATCTACAGCATCTACACGAGCAATAGCAGGTGCGCGAACACTCGGCCAGGCTCCGCTTTCTGTTAGACGTTTGTTAACAGTTACAAGTTGTTCGAAATTAGCTTTGGCCAGcttatgtttattttgtacttTCTGGACAAGTTCCTCGTCGTAAACACTTTCAGGGTGTTCTAACTTCAAGTGTGCTTTCATTTCTTGAACTGTTACTAAGAAACAGTTCCATGGGGACCAATCTTCATTTACGTGCCATCTACACAATCTCAGTTCAGTCATATCACTACATTCGCTAATAGCTGAATGAGAATGCCATAACTTTTCtgcgataaaaaatatatctttctcTTGAAGTACAAAAGCCAAGGATCCCCAACATTTTCTTCTTCGTTCGTCACGTTGAACGGCCCTTAGAATAAACTTATATGGTGTCATGTCGATCCATAAACGTTCCGATACATCTTTCCAGGAGCAGGATGTGCACACTAGGAATCCGCTCATTTTAGCGTTTAGTGGAAATTCTGTATTAAGTTTCACTTGATGACACATTTCACAGAAATATAGTCTGCAGTTCTCCATTTTTCGATAATCTCTAATATCTTTGCACTTCGTTACGTCAGAGTTTAAACCTGATGTTTTAATTAGCTGAAAGACACTGGCAGCTATTCGTAGCCTTAAAAATTCAAGTTGGTAATCGTTACATCTTCGAACAAGAAGATCACATTCTCTGTCTAGCAGCGTTATAATTTCTTCAGCTAAAGGGTGTCGAAATTCTTGTACAGCAAATTTCATGTTAACTAAAAGCTCTATTCTTTCTTTAACGTCCACATCGTTTCTAATGAATGAATTATACAACTCCTTAAGTTTTCTTGCCTTTTGAATTTCGACGGTATCCATTGTTATCAATTTGCCATCACGCCCATACCATGCAACAGGTTTAGATATCTCTTCAAgaaatttcttttcttttgtcttGCGACTGTCTTCTCGTACTTTCACTCTGTAAGATTCTATGCAACGTAGAAGTTCAACTTCTTTGTCTAATAAAAGAGTAAACTCTGCAATCTTAGGACCTTTTGAGTGCAGTTGTGATATTCTTGCTATTTCTGCATGTTTCCAGCGATCTACCTGTAATTGAGAACAAGAAACCAaacgtttaaaatataaaaaaggacatattataggtacaataaacagcctattgtattattttaccaTTGCGTATAGttggtcaaaatcttcgcgaGTTTTTGGGAATGTTTTAGTGACTAGATCCTTTCGTAATCTTCTCTCCATTGCTTCGCGTTCCAATCTTTTCTCTTCTTCCATTCTTTTAATTCTTTCCctggaaataaattaattcgtaTGTCgattcattattataaaaaaaaaaaacaagatataATACAATCATGGAATGCTCAGTTGCAAGCGAGTTTTACTACAAAGTCCCCTTAAAGAGCTTTATGCGCTTTAGTGACTGtatcacaataataattattatttgtgtaaattaGAAAGTATAGGTACGTACAACATAATCATTTCCATTAGTTTTTTACATAATAGAATCAAATCAAACCTAgttaacaagttttttttaacaattattatggCTGGAAATTTCTAGAATTAGGTGCTGAAGACGTCTCCTCTTTCTGTAGAAACTTGGTTGCAGGAAGCAACAACAATGTCTCGGTTAGTATTTCAAAGTGATACTTACATGCACTCATTTAGCCATTTTTTGACTTTCTGTCTAAACTGATGATGTCTGAAGGCCCTCTGTATTATAGACGCATAATGGTTATGATTCAGCCTTGCTATCATTTGTTCGTATGTTTCATATGGTTGCGGTACAATAATTCTGTCTGATACGTTTGGAATATAGGCGTGAACACAATTCATTTGCGTGGCTCTGCTATAATTAGTGTCCTAAAATAaaggatattttattaaaatgatattttaaacttgtaatattttgttcctCTATAGATAGACTATGTTATAATTTGTTACTTTGTACTTACGTAAATTTTTTCTCGCGTTTCAGCTGTTTGAGTATCTCGACAGGTTTTATTTTCTGGTAAAACCTTTTCAGGCTTCTGCGGTGTTTGTGTGTAAGCATGGTGGTAAATTACAcctgaaataaataagttaatattaGTCTCTCTGGGTATAAACAAGTACTAGGTTAACCTATTtcttattgtttttatgttctTCAAATGTGATATATACCTAGGTGTGTAGAGGAAAGGTTTATTGCTAAAAAGAAAAGGTAAGGATATCGTTTTCCGTTTTACTAACCTGTGTATACATTTCTATAACCACCAAGAAAAGGTTTCTTCATgggttttgaaaatatttcaacgttaatatatttaatagtactCCCTAAAGGGACCGCCACTGTCATCACATCACTAAATGGCATTTCCTTATATAGTCTCTCCAAATTAAggttatcattatttttagtcAGAAGTTCCACCTCAACGATCCCATACTTATCGTAATCAAGATCTAATAACGCCATACGGTCGTTTAAAGGACGTTCTTGTCTCAAGAGTACTAAGTTTTCGGGGTCAATCGAGAACACACCCGCTAAATTCTTCTTAACTTCATGTACTTTTAAAATGGAATGGTATGAACGAGTGAAAACTCGATTCTGATTTCTTATTCTAAATTTGATCGCAATAAATGgcatagttttcttttttggcATCATTGTGTGTATTAGTTCATGAACATAAGATTCCTTGGGAATAGATGACAGAGAAAACTGTTCagaattttttgtaaatacgtCGATCGAAAGATTTCCGAGAGCATCGGTTTTCAGTTCCGAAACGAGGCTCGTTTCTTTCAACACGTTTCTGTTTTTTGCCAATACAAGGTTATTATTGGAAACTGAAAGCAATTTGGCTAGTTTCCGTTTAACTTGCTTAATTGGGGTATTAGACGGGAAGACTTTGTTGAACACATCGTTAGGGGATAAAGGTGATTTGAAATTAACGAGGATATGGCTGACTGGGCATTTGTACTGTTCGAGATCTCTAGCACACGGCGCTGTTTGGAGCCGAGAGCTGGCATCCTCATCCACTGTCGAGCGGTTATAGGGCGGAGCCGTCAGCAATTTCTCACGACCTAGTTCACATTGGCACGCAACTGCACCCGTTATGCACTCAAGGTTTGGAGAGATACCTATGGTATTTTCTGAATCCATGTTTAACGTTAATAAATATTGCTAATAAGGCACTAAATAAtctgattttaaaaacaaacaccgTGTAAACTACAAAAACTTCGTGAACATTATGACAGTAATGGCAAGTTTGTTAGGCTATGATACGGTTGCCATCCAGTGTCTCTTCGTCATTGACGGTTGCTAAGGAAACAATTATGTGGTGTAAAATGGATGTAAAACATAAAGCTGAAGTCACATTAGGGCGACACTGCAGCAGAGCGGCGAAGCGCTACAGAATATTCGCTCAGCAGGCGCAATTTTATATATCGCGCCGCAATTTCATTTtcaggtaagtaggtatagggaggtaggtacaaaataattaattttataggtTACCTATCTTAAGACTAGGTACTACTGTAGGTACGTCGATAGGtattctttctacgatcgattCTAGCTGGTGGccgtggtgggaggcttcggccgtggctagttaccaccctaccgacaaagacgtaccgccaagcgatttagtgttccggtacgatgtgtagaacccgaaaaggggtgtggattttcaagtttacaagttagcccgcttccatcttagactgcatcatcacttaccatcaggtgagattgtagtcaagggctaacttgtaaagaataaaaaaacacgctTCATAAATGAAAATCAAAGACCTACGAAGGTCttggggatagaacccaggaccttggtAGGTTGTCAAAAGGTTTTCGAATATAGTGTTGGTAACCCTAGTATCTATACCTATAATCTTAGAATAGTCCGAACCTATTCGTAGTGCTAGTAGGTAGCGagttaatagttaataaaaattgagaaaacaataaaattacagCGCAATAAAAGAGCGAATGTGCGGAGCATAGCTGGGCGTCATATTAAATTCCTccgaaaacataaaaatgattttcGATCGTAAAACTATAATTTACAGACGTAAAATTCGCTGAGTTTTCGTTACGTGCATTGAGGAACTACTAAACTATCGCTGATTTCGGCAATGTCTGTTTACTTACCCACTGCAGTCTATAGAAATGTGCTTAATTGCAACTTAGGTATAGGTAACCAGGTATCAATTCAAAGGTGGAGATAATTAAATCGAACATCGTCTAGCTCCCTTCGCTTTATGTAAGCAGTGAATTCTCAGACCAATCACCTTTGGACTTGTACCGCACTCAAATTGACCAGCAAAAACGGTTGTTTTTTGAGGaaacgaggtaaactcacacatcgaaaataatTAACACCAATAAGTATAtactgtgtccttacactataCACAACTataggtttaaatcttaataggtacacacacgtgtaattttaacactatGAAACATCGACTCTATAGATGTAGTTTGTATTACTCTAATAGATTCAGTacattagatcgtgatcatTAACTTTTTACAGAGAGGTAACATTAGCGAGGCTGGTCCTATGGTacataattggtctgagagtgtATTTTAGCCAAGTAACGCTATGCTATACGCCTGAGGTAGGAAGTAAGCTATACTTTGATATTAAGATTTCTATGACATTACACCATCATCTATGTATTTTGATTATAAACAACCCAATGGCGTACTTACCTATGCCTACTTGTTAATGGAGCATTCTTGAATGTCTGGCTCAAATTCACTAATAACTTATTCTCAAGCTTAGGTAATTCTTAGCTTAGGGGCTTAGTTATAAGCCAAGCTGTACAATGtatatacctatacatatatatttgaaGACTGTGTATAATACCAACGGATGAAGTTGTGCGTAGACGTGTCAGTAGGTCAGCCAGAGGTCAACATAAAAAACACTCGTTCTTAGAGGCtggaataagtaaaaaaatgtaaacc belongs to Bicyclus anynana chromosome 10, ilBicAnyn1.1, whole genome shotgun sequence and includes:
- the LOC112049966 gene encoding IQ and ubiquitin-like domain-containing protein, which codes for MDSENTIGISPNLECITGAVACQCELGREKLLTAPPYNRSTVDEDASSRLQTAPCARDLEQYKCPVSHILVNFKSPLSPNDVFNKVFPSNTPIKQVKRKLAKLLSVSNNNLVLAKNRNVLKETSLVSELKTDALGNLSIDVFTKNSEQFSLSSIPKESYVHELIHTMMPKKKTMPFIAIKFRIRNQNRVFTRSYHSILKVHEVKKNLAGVFSIDPENLVLLRQERPLNDRMALLDLDYDKYGIVEVELLTKNNDNLNLERLYKEMPFSDVMTVAVPLGSTIKYINVEIFSKPMKKPFLGGYRNVYTGVIYHHAYTQTPQKPEKVLPENKTCRDTQTAETREKIYDTNYSRATQMNCVHAYIPNVSDRIIVPQPYETYEQMIARLNHNHYASIIQRAFRHHQFRQKVKKWLNECMERIKRMEEEKRLEREAMERRLRKDLVTKTFPKTREDFDQLYAMVDRWKHAEIARISQLHSKGPKIAEFTLLLDKEVELLRCIESYRVKVREDSRKTKEKKFLEEISKPVAWYGRDGKLITMDTVEIQKARKLKELYNSFIRNDVDVKERIELLVNMKFAVQEFRHPLAEEIITLLDRECDLLVRRCNDYQLEFLRLRIAASVFQLIKTSGLNSDVTKCKDIRDYRKMENCRLYFCEMCHQVKLNTEFPLNAKMSGFLVCTSCSWKDVSERLWIDMTPYKFILRAVQRDERRRKCWGSLAFVLQEKDIFFIAEKLWHSHSAISECSDMTELRLCRWHVNEDWSPWNCFLVTVQEMKAHLKLEHPESVYDEELVQKVQNKHKLAKANFEQLVTVNKRLTESGAWPSVRAPAIARVDAVDRI